From Physeter macrocephalus isolate SW-GA unplaced genomic scaffold, ASM283717v5 random_627, whole genome shotgun sequence:
TTCTGGTCTGATTACCCACAAGCTTAGCCTCAGTCCTTCTGTGGTACCTTGTTTTTAATTTAGCTCTCAAGAAGTTCTTTCACAGATATTTAGGAACTTGGATTACTTGGAAATTTGGAAGCCTACCCACTACCTTATTAAGAGAAATGTTTAGCAAGAACTAAGTTAATATCAAAAAGCTTCGTGGAAAGATCCACCCGCAGGATAAAACTGCACCTACCAAACTGCCTAAATCTACCACATGCGTAGCAATAAAGGTTGGATATGACAACAGCATAATCTTATCTCCAAATCAAGACACATGGAAATATATAACATTGCAAATCACTTTTTTCTGGGGGGGGGGCAGTGTTTGAATTAAGGTTCACAGTTTTAAAGAAGTACTTATTGTACCACACTCTACCTACCTCGTAGAATGCAAGGCAAAGGGTATAGTTTTACAGGTGTCTTCTGTTCTTCAGAGGAATGGCAAGACACAAAGGCCAAACAAATGTTCAGCTTTTCAAAAGAGAATAGACAGTGGTTTCAAGTCAGTGGAGCATATTTAGACCCTGATTCCCTCAGTAGGATGCTCCCTAAGAACTACGAAGACTTTGAGGTCTCTGCTACCACTATATCTGCATATAAGTCAGGTCCTAATAATACTTGATGCCATTTGAGAAGCgtgctttattttattgaattctgCCCTTCCAGTCATACAAACAAATATATTCTCACAATTACCAAGTGCGCTTTTCTGCTTTCTGCGCCAATTTCTAGGCTCAGCCAGCAGGCCCATCAATTAATattttagagaaagaacaaatattaagtgcatgtaaaaattcaataaaatctgCAGGGTTATGTTTTTATTCTACATCAACTACTTAGGTTTCCTGAAGAACTAAGTCTATTTATTTCACCTAACATTCTACATTTCTAAAAACATTACAAGGAGCTATGAAGAgccaaaatttgaaagagaaactaaagtttagaagcattttatttatttatttatttatttggccacatcatgcggcctgtgggatcttagttcccagaccaaggatcgaactTGTGTCCCTTGCAGGGGAAGTGCAGAggtttaaccactggactgccagggaagtcccctagaagcattttttttttttttgtggtacgcgggcctctcactgttgcggccgctccagttgcagagcacaggctccggacgcgcaggctcagtggccatggctcacgggcctagccgctccgcggcacgtgggatcttcccggatcggggcacgaacccgtgtaccctgcatcgacaggcggattctcaaccactgcgccaccagggacgccctagaagcatttttaaattacctgTTTTCACCCATAGAAATGACAGCACAGAcaagaaaacagcaaaatttaACCCACTGTCACACATATGCCACGATCAGATCACAATTATAATATCTCATGCTACTGGACTTCAAGAGAACTATATCTGAATGTTTCATTTGAAGAACCAAACGGATTGGTGTAATGCTATGTTAAACTTAAAGGATAAATAAAGTAAGGACAGAATAGCAAAGAAGCAGACAGACTCACTGTTTTTACTATTAAAGCAATCAAGTGATTCAAGCTCTTAAAAACAGAATTCTCTGTGAGTTAAATATTATCTCTCTGGCGGAAGGGAATGAAACGACGACAATACCATAACCTAAGAATCTGAATCCCAGAAGCTAAGGTACTACGGTGCTGGGTTATAACAAAAATTAAGCAGACCTGAATTTCTTTCCTATAAATTACAGCATCTCTCTTCTTCCTACATCTTTTAAGTATTTCTCACTCCTCTATGGAATGGAGACCAAAATAGGGACTcttttttagaatgaaaaaacCATTTAAGAACATACACCCTGCTCACATGTAATATTAAGTAGTTGCTCATATAATTTCTGCCCTGAACAAGCTTAATAATAATCTTctttaggaaatgaaaaaatgattCAAATCTAGGACAAAACTGCCTAAGAAACCTCAGGTTACCTTATCGAGACCCACATGACCCCCAAAATTGGTTTTGAACTGCAATCCCTCTCCCATTCCTTTTGGAactcattttcccctttctttcattaaaaaaattttttttatatttttttatttttttcataaatttatttatttttggctgcgttgggtcttcattgctgcgcgcaagctttctttagctgcggtgagtgggtactactctgttgtggtgcgcagggactactctttgttacggtgcataggcctctcattgcggtggcttctcttgctgcggagcacgggctctaggcgcgtgggcttcagtagttgtggctctcgggctctagagcgcaggctcagtagttgtggcgcatgggcttagttgctcagcggcacgtgggatcttccgggaccagggctcgaacctgtgtcccctgcattggcaggcggattcttaaccaccgcgccaccagggaagccctcccctttaaaaaaaataaaatgtttacttatttgtttctttggctgcgctgggccttagttgcggcatgcgggatctagttccctaaccagagatcgaacccaggtcccctgcattgggtgcgtggagtcttaaccgctggaccaccggggaactcccactcattttcctttttgaaacagTAAGCTTAAGGTAGGTTGCTCCATCCATTTAAAACTGGagaccaggaattccctggtggtcagtggttaggactctgcattttcactgccaagggcctggggttcagtccctggtcggggaactaagatcctgcaagccatgcagcacagccaaaaaaagaaaagaaaaggaaagagagagacagagagagggagagagaggggtaaagagagaaagagagagagaaaaagaaggaaggaaagggcccCAGTCCTGCGGCTGCAACCGCAGCCGAGGACTCAGCAGCCTCCCCCTCGAGCCGCCTCACTTCCTGACGCTCTGTCCCCCCAACCCGCCGTCTTCCGGTCCCCCCCACCCGCCGTCTGCCGTAGGCGCAGGCCGTTTCCACCAAGGAAAAGGAATCGTATGGTATGTCCGCTATCCAGAATCTCCACTCTTTCGACGCCTTTGCTGATGCCAGTACTGGTGATGATCTTTTTCCTGCTGTCGCTGAGGATTATAGCCATCTAAGAATTCAACAGAGAAACGGCAGGAAGACCCTTACTACTGTCCAAGGGATGGCTGATGATTACGATAAAAAGAAACTAGTGAAGGCGTTTCAGAAGAAATTTGCCTGCAATGGAACTGTAATTGAGCGTCCAGAATATGGAGAAGTAATTCAGCTACAGGGTGACCAGCGCAAGAACATATGCCAGTTCCTCGTAGAGACTGGACTGGCTAAGGATGATCAGCTGAAGGTTCATGGGTTTTAAGTGCTCCTGGCTCACTGAAGCTTAAGTGAGGATTTCCTTGCAATGAGTAGAATTTTCCTTCTGTCCCTTGTCACAAGTTTAAAAACCTCACAGCTTGTGTAATGTAACCATTTGGGGTCTGTGGGGTACTTGGACTAGTGTAACTCCTTCATGCAATAAACTGAAAAGAGCCATGCTGTCTAGTCTTGAAGTCCCTCATTTAAACAGAGATCAAGCAGTAGGCACCTGGCAGTGTCCGGCCTGAAACAAAGCAGTAACAGTGATGTTTCAGCCAAGTCCAGAGCCCCAAGATCACAGACGGCTATGTCTGGCCAGAAGCTCCTCAGCAATCCCTCTACAGAGTTCCCTGCCCTAAGAGAATGTCGCCACCTGAACAGCCCTCGGTGAAGCTGAGAGTGGAGGATGGGGTGAGGCAGCGACGGCAGCTGTACTGCTAGAGGGAGTCTTTGATCATCAGGGGAAAGATCCCCTGGTATCTCCAACGTGACCAGGTGGGCAGAGCTTAGAGCAGCCACCTTCCTTCTATTGAGGTGACAGGACAGCTGGCTTGCTACCAAGGTCTTTCTGCCCAGACATATCCTAGCTGATTGATGTTCAAACTAGAATATGAGGCCAACCTTCTATCAGAGTTAAACTTTTGACAAGGGAAAAAATTTCAAACCGATGTATCAGTCATGTAGCTGTAGAGGTCGCAACTTACTAGAAACAGCTGCCCAGTGACATGTGAAGTACAAACTgttttttttctgcagttttaatgttatgtaatgtatttaaataaaacttttcagaaacaaaaaaaaagaagaagaaagaaagaaagaaaaaagaggtaaaaatggAAGCcaagtaatggaaaagaatccacagctgctagggtgtgtgtgtggtgtgtgttgtgtgtgttgtgtgtgtgtgtgtgtgtgtgtgtgtgtgtgtgaaataaaacttttcagaaacaaaaaaaaagaagaagaaagaaagaaagaaaaaagaggtaaaaatggAAGCcaagtaatggaaaagaatccacagctgctagggtgtgtgtgtggtgtgtgtgtgtgtgtgtgtgtgtgtgtgtgtgtgtgtgtgtgtgtgtgtgtagatgtctTAGAGGAGATGGCCACAGAAAaacataactatttttattaaaaaaggagTTATAGCTGAAATGTGATCTCCTACAGTCTGCCAAAAGAGATGACTGTAAGCACACCACAATAGTCTAATAATTAATGGCActatttctacttatttatttatttatttatttatttatttatttggctgcattgggtcttcgttgctgcacgcgggctttatttag
This genomic window contains:
- the LOC102993919 gene encoding eukaryotic translation initiation factor 1-like, whose amino-acid sequence is MSAIQNLHSFDAFADASTGDDLFPAVAEDYSHLRIQQRNGRKTLTTVQGMADDYDKKKLVKAFQKKFACNGTVIERPEYGEVIQLQGDQRKNICQFLVETGLAKDDQLKVHGF